CCGATGATCGACGTCCCGCAGGCCCACGCCGTCAACGCCGGCCGCGCCGACGTGGTGGTGGGCGTGCTGGACAGCGGCATCTCCTCCAGCCACCCCGACCTGGCCAGCCAGATCGCGAAGAACAAGAGCACGTCCTGCATCGGTGGGGTCACCGACACCACCGAGTCCGCCTGGAACCCGACCACCTCCGACCACGGCACCCACGTGGCCGGCACCATCGCCGCCGCCGTCAACGGCGTCGGGGTGACCGGCGTCGCCCCGGGCGTCAAGGTGGCCGCCGTCAAGGTGGTCAACGACGACGGCTACATCTTCCCGGAGGCCGCGGTCTGCGGGTTCATGTGGGCCGCCGAGCAGGGCATGCAGGTGACCAACAACAGCTACTACATCGACCCGTGGCAGCTCAACTGCCGCAACGACGCGCGCCAGCGTCCGGTGTGGAAGGCGGTCCAGCGGGCCCTGCGTTACTCGCAGGGCAAGGGCGTGCTGCACGTGGCGTCCGCGGGTAACAGCAACTGGGACCTCGCCCACAAGATCACCGACACGGGCAGCCCGAACAACGGGACGCCCGAGGAGCGCGAGAACCTCACCAACTCCTGCCTCATCCTGCCGGGTGAGGCGCCGGGCGTGGTGACCGTGTCGGCGGTCGGCCCGACCGGGCAGAAGAGCTACTACTCCTCCTACGGCCAGGGCGTGGTCGAGGTGACGGCGCCGGGTGGCGACACCCGCTTCCGCACCCGGGGCGCCAGCTCGACCCCCTCCGACGGCATCCTGTCCACCACCTACAACACCGCCACGAAGACCAACGGCTGGGGCTTCAAGCAGGGCACCTCGATGTCCTCGCCGCACGCCGCCGGCGTGGCGGCCCTGGCCGTCTCGGCGCACCCGGGCATGGCGCCCGGTCAGCTGTCGGCCTTCCTGGGCAACACCGCCGAGGCGATCTCGTGCCCCGGCGGCATCTACAACCCGGTGCCGCTGATCGCGGCCGGTCCGAACGCCTACGACGCGACCTGCTCCGGCGGCAAGCGCAACGGCTTCTACGGCGCCGGCATGGTCAACGCGTACAACGTGGTGAAGTAACAGCACGGCACGACCCGTGGTGGGGCCCGGCGGTGATCCGCCGGGCCCCACCCGTTTTCGCTGCTCACCCCGGGGGTACGGGGGAGGTGTCAGTCGAGCGAGGAGGTCAACGGTGTCCACCGATGCCATCGTCCTGTTGAAAGAGGACCACAAGGAGATGCGCCGCCTGTTCAAGGCGTTCCAGGATGCCGAGGAGGGTCCGGCGGCGCGCCGGCAGAAGCTGGTGAACGAGATCCTGGAAGCCCTCACGGTCCACACCTACCTCGAGAACGAGGTGATGTACCCCGAGGTCCGCAGGCTTCTGCCCGACCTGGAGGACGACATCCTCGAGTCGTACGAGGAACACCATGTCGCCGACGTGCTCTGCGCCGAGCTGTTCACCATGGACGCCGCCGACGAGCGCTTCAACGCCAAGACCACGGTGCTGATCGAGAACGTCCTGCACCACGTCGAGGAGGAGGAGGAGGAGTGGTTCCCGAAGGTGCGCGAGGCCCTCGGCCGTAAGCAGCTCCAGGAGATCGGCGAGCGGATGATCGAGCTGCGCGCCGACGCGCCCCGCAAGCCGACCGACCCGAAGGCGATCAAGAAGTCGCTGGACGCCGTGACGGCCTGAGCGGACGGCACTCCACGGGCCCCGGTGCGCCGGGGCCCGTGGTCACGCCGGGGGCCCGGGCAGGATCCGCCGCAGCGCCGGGGGCGCGGCCCGGGGCCGCCACTCCCGCGGGTAGCCCACCGAGACCTCCTCGAACCGCACCCCGTCGTGCCAGGTGGTACGGGGGATGTGCAGGTGGCCGTAGACCACCGCGGCGGCGTCGAAGCGCAGGTGCCAGTCGGCGGTGGACTCGGTGCCGCACCACTGGGCGAAGATCGGGTAGCGCAGCACCCGGGTCGGCTCGCGCAGCAGCGGCCAGTGGTTGACCAGCACCGTCGGCAGTCCCGGCTCCCGTTCGGCGAGCCGACGCGCGGTCTCGGCGACGCGGGCGGCGCACCAGGCCGACCGGCTCGGGTACGGGTCGGGGTGCAGCAGGAACTCGTCGGTGCACACGATCCCCGTCCGGTACGCCTCCTCCAGCGCCGCCTCGGGGGTGTCGAACCCGTCCGGACGCCAGCTGTAGTCGTAGAGCAGGAACAGCGGCGCCACGACCACGGGCCCGCCCGTCCCCCGCCACACCGGGTACGGGTCCTCCGGGGTCAGCACGCCCAGCCGCCGGCAGGCGTCGACCAGGTACGCGTATCGCGCGGCCCCGCGCAGCGTCACCAGGTCGGCCGGCGGGGTCCACAGTTCGTGGTTGCCCGGCGCCCAGACCACCTTCGCGAAGCGGCGGCTGAGCAGGCCGAGGGCCCACTCCACGTCGGCCACGGTGTCGCCCACGTCCCCGGCGACCAGCAGCCAGTCCCCCGGCGATCCGGGGCGCAGCCCCTCGACCACCTCCCGGTTGTCCCGGTGACCGACGTGCAGGTCGCTGATGGCGAGCAGGCTGCCGCCCTCGCCCTCCGCCCCCGCCATGCCGCTGATCATAGGCAGCGGCGCGCCCGGCCGCGAAGTTCCCCCGCACCGGCGGCGGGCCCCACGACCCGCCGCCGCGACCCGGAAGGGTCAGCTGCCGGAGCCCGGCTCGGCCATCCTGCGGTGCTGCGCCGCCTTGAGCTTGTCCGGGACGATCTTGCCGGCGGCGGTCTGCACCTTGTTGAGCAGCGAACCCGCGGTCACCGTCTGGTCGCCCCGCATCATCGCCGCGAAGCCCTGCTCGGCCACGGTCCGCGGGTCGTCCTTGCGTCCCGAGCCGACCCGGGTGTCCTCCATCTCGGCACGGGCGAAGAACTCCGTGTCGGTCGGCCCCGGCATCAACGAGGTCACCGTCACCCCGGTGTCCTTCAGCTCGTTGCGCAGCGCCTCCGCGAAGGACTGCACGAACGACTTCGAGGCGTTGTAGACGGCCTGGAAGGGCCCCGGCATGGTCGCGGCGATCGACGAGGTGAACAGGACCCGGCCGGTGCCGCGCCGCACCATGCCGGGCAGCAGCAGCTTGGCCAGGTGCACCGTCGAGCGCACGTTCAGGTCGACGACGGCCAGCTCGTCCGCGAGCGTGGTGCCCCCGACGAACTCCCCGCCGGCGCCCCGCCCGGCGTTGAGTGCCAACGCGTCAACCGGGCGGCCGGTCGCGGCCACCGCCGCCGCCAGCTTCTCGACCCCCTCGGCGCGGGTCAGGTCGGCCCGGACGGGATCCACCCGGGGCCCTCCGTCGCGCCGCAGCCGCTCCGCCGCCGTGCCGATCCCGTCGTCCTCGGCGGCGACCACCACGTCGTACCCGTGCTCGACGAACTGGACCGCCAGCTCGTACCCGATGCCGCTGGACGCGCCGGTCACCACGGCGAACGGCCGGTCCGTACCCGATGTGGTCATCTGCTCGTCACTCCCCTCGTCGGTGGGCGGCCCGCGCACCGAGGCCGTCCCAGGTGTGCTGTGCCCCGGTCCGGGCCGGTCAATCCCCACGTCGGCACCCGCCCACCCCGCCGGGGGCCCACCGCCGGGACGAGGTGGGCCGGGAACCGCCAGGGTCGACCCGGTAGGATCGGCACGGGCCGTGACTGGCGCGTAGGGATGGAGAACCATCGGGAAGCGGTCCCGTCATGAGGACGCATGCCGAGCGCCTGGGCCTTCCGCACGTCACTGGAGGTCGCATGTCGTCGCTGAACGCCGAATCCACCGCCTTCCGCAGCGCCCTCGAGGTGATCCGCGCCGTCGAGCCCCGGGTGGCCGACGCCATCGGCGCCGAACTCGCCGACCAGCGCGAGTCGCTCAAGCTCATCGCCAGCGAGAACTACGCCTCCCCCGCGACCCTGCTGACCATGGGCAACTGGTTCAGCGACAAGTACGCCGAGGGCACCGTCGGCCGCCGCTTCTACGCGGGCTGCCAGAACGTCGACACCGTCGAGGCGCTCGCCGCCGAGCACGCCCGGGAGCTGTTCGGCGCCGCCCACGCGTACGTGCAGCCGCACTCCGGCATCGACGCCAACCTGGTGGCGTTCTGGGCGATCCTGGCCGACCGGGTGGAGTCGCCGGCGCTGAAGAAGGCCCAGGTGCGGCAGGTCAACGACCTCACCGAGGCGGACTGGTTCGCGCTGCGCCGGGAGCTGGGCAACCAGCGGATGCTCGGCATGTCGCTGGACGCCGGCGGCCACCTCACCCACGGGTTCCGGCCGAACATCTCCGGCAAGATG
The nucleotide sequence above comes from Micromonospora sp. M71_S20. Encoded proteins:
- a CDS encoding S8 family serine peptidase, whose protein sequence is MKNLRRKTLAAASAVTLGVGLAVAGGVAPAASAAGPDTTFLVLAPQGAKTDKAAARVAAANGTVVASYDQIGVLVVRSTNPDFVTDVAGAGVDSVASTAGLGTALDEGETLEVSAAEAANTTADPTKEPLFGQQWDMPMIDVPQAHAVNAGRADVVVGVLDSGISSSHPDLASQIAKNKSTSCIGGVTDTTESAWNPTTSDHGTHVAGTIAAAVNGVGVTGVAPGVKVAAVKVVNDDGYIFPEAAVCGFMWAAEQGMQVTNNSYYIDPWQLNCRNDARQRPVWKAVQRALRYSQGKGVLHVASAGNSNWDLAHKITDTGSPNNGTPEERENLTNSCLILPGEAPGVVTVSAVGPTGQKSYYSSYGQGVVEVTAPGGDTRFRTRGASSTPSDGILSTTYNTATKTNGWGFKQGTSMSSPHAAGVAALAVSAHPGMAPGQLSAFLGNTAEAISCPGGIYNPVPLIAAGPNAYDATCSGGKRNGFYGAGMVNAYNVVK
- a CDS encoding hemerythrin domain-containing protein, whose translation is MSTDAIVLLKEDHKEMRRLFKAFQDAEEGPAARRQKLVNEILEALTVHTYLENEVMYPEVRRLLPDLEDDILESYEEHHVADVLCAELFTMDAADERFNAKTTVLIENVLHHVEEEEEEWFPKVREALGRKQLQEIGERMIELRADAPRKPTDPKAIKKSLDAVTA
- a CDS encoding metallophosphoesterase; this encodes MAGAEGEGGSLLAISDLHVGHRDNREVVEGLRPGSPGDWLLVAGDVGDTVADVEWALGLLSRRFAKVVWAPGNHELWTPPADLVTLRGAARYAYLVDACRRLGVLTPEDPYPVWRGTGGPVVVAPLFLLYDYSWRPDGFDTPEAALEEAYRTGIVCTDEFLLHPDPYPSRSAWCAARVAETARRLAEREPGLPTVLVNHWPLLREPTRVLRYPIFAQWCGTESTADWHLRFDAAAVVYGHLHIPRTTWHDGVRFEEVSVGYPREWRPRAAPPALRRILPGPPA
- a CDS encoding SDR family oxidoreductase, whose protein sequence is MTTSGTDRPFAVVTGASSGIGYELAVQFVEHGYDVVVAAEDDGIGTAAERLRRDGGPRVDPVRADLTRAEGVEKLAAAVAATGRPVDALALNAGRGAGGEFVGGTTLADELAVVDLNVRSTVHLAKLLLPGMVRRGTGRVLFTSSIAATMPGPFQAVYNASKSFVQSFAEALRNELKDTGVTVTSLMPGPTDTEFFARAEMEDTRVGSGRKDDPRTVAEQGFAAMMRGDQTVTAGSLLNKVQTAAGKIVPDKLKAAQHRRMAEPGSGS